Proteins encoded within one genomic window of Burkholderiaceae bacterium:
- a CDS encoding Peptide deformylase, producing the protein MTIREILKMGDPRLLRIAPPVAEFGTEALRQLVRDMADTMAAANGAGLAAPQIGVDLQLVIFGSDAVNPRYPDAPLVPRTVLCNPVITPLGPDEEDGWEGCLSVPGLRGLVPRFARIRYTGFDPDGVPIEREAEGFHARVVQHECDHLIGKLYPMRMRDFTQFGFTEVLFPGLDAGQDD; encoded by the coding sequence ATGACGATCCGCGAAATCCTGAAGATGGGCGATCCGCGCTTGCTGCGCATCGCGCCGCCGGTTGCCGAATTCGGCACCGAGGCGCTGCGGCAACTGGTGCGGGACATGGCCGACACGATGGCCGCCGCGAACGGCGCGGGCCTCGCTGCGCCGCAGATCGGCGTCGATCTGCAGCTGGTGATCTTCGGCAGCGACGCGGTGAATCCGCGCTACCCGGACGCGCCGCTGGTGCCGCGCACCGTGCTGTGCAACCCGGTGATCACGCCGCTCGGGCCCGACGAAGAAGATGGCTGGGAGGGCTGCCTGTCGGTGCCGGGCCTGCGCGGCCTGGTGCCGCGCTTTGCGCGCATCCGCTACACCGGCTTCGATCCCGACGGCGTGCCGATCGAGCGCGAGGCCGAAGGCTTTCACGCGCGCGTCGTGCAGCACGAATGCGATCACCTGATCGGCAAGCTGTACCCGATGCGCATGCGCGACTTCACGCAGTTCGGCTTCACCGAGGTGCTGTTCCCCGGGCTCGACGCCGGGCAAGATGATTGA
- a CDS encoding phosphoribosylformylglycinamidine synthase — MTLHLTSFDGGNALSEFRTRQLLPRLQAVHGGIVNVTARFVHLVASEQTPDEALHAKLSALLAYGEPAPPDDAQALRLLVTPRLGTVSPWASKATDIAHNCALAVRRIERITEYRLGFKRGWRGGRGRPVPDTDQRQALAAPLHDRMTESVLFERSEAARLFAALAAPPLARIDLLGGGRAALVEANRDFGLALADDEIDYLLAAFARLGRNPSDVELMMFAQANSEHCRHKIFNARFTIDGVPQEHSLFDMIRHTHRAHPQHTVVAYADNASVMEGGNIQQFNAKSAESPDGSIVDSYQLDSITSHVLMKVETHNHPTAISPFPGAATGAGGEIRDEGATGRGARPKAGLTGFTVSRLWPASQQQASGTTPAAADDCDRPEHIASALQIMTEGPLGGAAFNNEFGRPNLLGYFREYEQSVESDVDTVRRGYHKPIMLAGGLGSIAAQLTKKIAFPPGALLVQLGGPGMRIGMGGGAASSMASGANAADLDFDSVQRGNPEIQRRAQEVINRCWALGAENPILAIHDVGAGGLSNAFPELVHDAGRGARFDLAAVPVEESGLAPKEVWCNESQERYVLAIGPESLALFRAFCERERCPFAVVGVATVERDLVVSENEAAARRAGPPQASAAPSGGSEDTSVPSVGAPVHMPLEVLLGKPPRMQRDVRRVARRFAPLALDGVSLQEVAFKVLRHPTVASKRFLVTIGDRTVGGLTHRDQMVGPWQVPVADCAVTLADFTGFAGEAMSIGERTPLAVLAAPAAGRIAVAEAITNLLAAPIELSRVKLSANWMAACGEPGEDAALYDTVAAVGLELCPALGISIPVGKDSLSMRTQWTDPASGAEKKVVSPVSLIVSAFATLADVRGTMTPQLDAGQDTTLVLIDLGRGRHRAAGSILAQVLGQTGCPEQDGVPDLDEPQDLVNLVAAVNRLRERGLILAYHDRSDGGLFATVCEMAFAGRVGVALNVDLLVTEGDGISDSRMETGDAKNWAAQISARREELTLRALFCEELGVVLQVPTAERSAVMQVLREHGLSRHSHVIGKTRPEGSAVESGKGQIQVWRDAKAIFSASLIDLHQVWDEVSWKICRERDNPQCADAEHAAVGSPEDPGLHLALAPRAEDDVAAPFLNLSRPKVAVLREQGVNSHVEMAYAFSAAGFDAFDVHMTDLQAGRARLADFRGIVACGGFSYGDTLGAGVGWARSITFNPLLAEQFQAFFARGDTFALGVCNGCQMFAELAGIIPGAQDWPRFTTNRSERFEARLSMVEVQDSPSLFFAGMAGSRLPIAVSHGEGYADFRHRGNAERAIAALCFTDNQGAATEAYPFNPNGSPGGLTAVTTADGRFTAMMPHPERVLRNIQMCWTPGDKSAFSPWVRLWRNARRWVG, encoded by the coding sequence GTGACCCTGCACCTGACCTCGTTCGACGGCGGCAACGCGCTCAGTGAATTTCGCACGCGGCAACTGCTGCCACGGCTGCAGGCGGTGCACGGCGGCATCGTCAACGTGACCGCGCGCTTCGTGCATCTGGTGGCCAGCGAGCAGACGCCAGACGAGGCGCTGCACGCCAAGCTGTCCGCACTGCTTGCCTACGGCGAGCCGGCGCCGCCGGACGACGCGCAGGCGCTGCGGCTGCTGGTGACGCCGCGGCTCGGTACGGTGTCGCCCTGGGCGTCGAAGGCCACCGACATCGCGCACAACTGTGCTCTTGCCGTGCGGCGCATCGAGCGCATCACCGAGTACCGGCTCGGCTTCAAGCGCGGCTGGCGGGGAGGGCGTGGGCGCCCCGTGCCCGACACGGATCAGCGGCAAGCCCTCGCCGCGCCGCTGCACGACCGGATGACCGAGAGCGTGCTGTTCGAGCGCAGCGAGGCCGCTCGCCTGTTCGCCGCGCTCGCCGCGCCGCCTTTGGCCCGGATCGACCTGCTGGGCGGCGGCCGCGCCGCGCTGGTCGAAGCGAACCGCGACTTCGGCCTGGCGCTGGCCGACGACGAGATCGACTACCTGCTCGCCGCCTTCGCGCGCCTGGGCCGCAACCCGAGCGACGTCGAACTGATGATGTTCGCGCAGGCCAACAGCGAGCATTGCCGGCACAAGATCTTCAACGCGCGCTTCACGATCGACGGCGTGCCACAGGAGCACAGCCTGTTCGACATGATCCGCCACACGCACCGCGCGCATCCGCAGCACACGGTCGTCGCGTACGCGGACAACGCGTCGGTGATGGAAGGCGGAAATATCCAACAATTCAATGCAAAATCGGCCGAAAGCCCTGATGGGTCAATCGTTGATAGCTATCAATTAGATAGCATCACCAGTCACGTGCTGATGAAGGTGGAAACGCACAACCACCCGACCGCGATTTCGCCGTTCCCCGGCGCGGCGACCGGCGCGGGCGGCGAGATCCGCGACGAGGGCGCGACCGGCCGCGGCGCGCGGCCGAAGGCCGGGCTGACCGGCTTTACCGTCTCCAGGCTATGGCCGGCGTCGCAGCAACAGGCGAGCGGGACGACGCCGGCAGCGGCCGACGATTGCGACCGGCCGGAGCACATCGCGAGCGCGCTGCAGATCATGACCGAGGGCCCGCTCGGCGGCGCCGCGTTCAACAACGAGTTCGGCCGGCCGAACCTGCTCGGCTACTTCCGCGAATACGAGCAGTCGGTGGAGTCAGATGTCGATACCGTGCGCCGCGGCTACCACAAGCCGATCATGCTCGCCGGCGGGCTCGGCAGCATAGCCGCGCAGCTCACGAAGAAGATCGCGTTCCCGCCCGGCGCGCTGCTGGTGCAGCTCGGCGGCCCGGGCATGCGCATCGGCATGGGCGGCGGCGCGGCCAGTTCGATGGCCAGCGGCGCGAACGCGGCCGATCTGGACTTCGATTCGGTGCAGCGCGGCAACCCCGAAATCCAGCGCCGCGCGCAGGAGGTCATCAACCGCTGCTGGGCGCTGGGCGCTGAGAACCCGATCCTCGCGATCCACGACGTCGGCGCCGGCGGCCTGTCGAACGCGTTTCCGGAACTGGTGCACGACGCCGGGCGCGGCGCGCGCTTCGACCTCGCCGCGGTGCCGGTCGAGGAGTCGGGCCTGGCGCCGAAGGAGGTCTGGTGCAACGAGAGCCAGGAGCGCTACGTGCTGGCCATCGGGCCCGAATCGCTGGCGCTTTTTCGCGCATTCTGCGAGCGCGAGCGCTGTCCGTTCGCGGTGGTCGGCGTCGCGACCGTGGAGAGAGACCTCGTAGTGTCTGAGAACGAAGCGGCCGCGCGCCGCGCAGGGCCGCCCCAAGCAAGCGCAGCCCCCTCGGGGGGCAGCGAGGACACGTCAGTGCCGAGCGTGGGGGCTCCAGTTCACATGCCGCTCGAGGTACTGCTCGGCAAGCCGCCGCGGATGCAGCGCGACGTGCGCCGCGTCGCGCGACGTTTTGCGCCGCTTGCCCTCGACGGGGTCTCGCTGCAAGAGGTGGCATTCAAGGTGCTGCGCCATCCGACCGTTGCATCGAAGCGGTTCCTGGTCACGATCGGCGACCGCACGGTCGGCGGGCTGACGCATCGCGACCAGATGGTCGGGCCCTGGCAGGTGCCGGTGGCCGATTGCGCGGTCACGCTCGCCGACTTCACCGGTTTCGCCGGCGAGGCGATGAGCATCGGCGAACGCACGCCGCTGGCGGTGCTAGCCGCGCCGGCCGCGGGCCGCATCGCGGTGGCGGAAGCGATCACGAATCTGCTCGCCGCGCCGATCGAGCTCTCGCGCGTCAAGCTCAGCGCGAACTGGATGGCGGCCTGCGGAGAGCCCGGCGAGGACGCGGCGCTGTACGACACCGTTGCCGCGGTCGGGCTCGAGCTGTGCCCGGCGCTGGGCATCTCGATTCCGGTCGGCAAGGACAGCCTCTCGATGCGCACGCAGTGGACCGACCCGGCGAGCGGCGCAGAGAAGAAGGTCGTCTCGCCGGTCAGCCTGATCGTCAGCGCATTCGCGACGCTGGCCGACGTGCGCGGCACGATGACGCCCCAACTCGACGCCGGGCAGGACACGACACTGGTGTTGATCGACCTGGGACGCGGCCGGCATCGGGCCGCCGGCAGCATCCTCGCGCAGGTGCTCGGCCAGACCGGCTGCCCGGAGCAGGACGGCGTGCCGGATCTGGACGAACCGCAGGATCTGGTGAATCTGGTCGCGGCGGTGAACAGATTGCGAGAGCGCGGGCTGATCCTGGCCTACCACGACCGCAGCGACGGCGGCCTGTTCGCCACCGTGTGCGAGATGGCGTTTGCCGGCCGCGTCGGGGTCGCGCTGAACGTCGATCTGCTGGTGACCGAGGGCGACGGGATTTCCGACAGCCGCATGGAAACCGGCGACGCGAAGAACTGGGCCGCGCAGATCAGCGCGCGGCGCGAGGAGCTGACGCTGCGCGCGCTGTTTTGCGAGGAACTCGGCGTGGTGCTGCAGGTGCCGACAGCAGAGCGCAGCGCGGTGATGCAGGTGCTGCGCGAGCACGGCTTGTCGCGGCACAGCCATGTCATCGGCAAGACCCGGCCCGAAGGGTCCGCGGTCGAGAGCGGCAAGGGGCAGATCCAGGTCTGGCGCGACGCGAAGGCGATCTTCAGTGCATCGTTGATCGATCTGCACCAGGTCTGGGACGAGGTCAGCTGGAAGATCTGCCGCGAGCGCGACAACCCCCAATGTGCGGACGCGGAACACGCGGCAGTGGGCAGCCCCGAAGACCCTGGCCTGCATCTGGCGTTGGCGCCGAGGGCCGAGGACGACGTGGCCGCGCCGTTCCTGAACCTCTCTCGCCCGAAGGTCGCGGTGCTGCGCGAGCAGGGCGTGAACTCGCACGTCGAGATGGCCTACGCATTCAGCGCGGCGGGCTTCGACGCGTTCGACGTGCACATGACGGATCTGCAGGCGGGGCGCGCGCGGCTCGCCGATTTCCGCGGCATCGTCGCCTGCGGGGGTTTCAGCTACGGCGACACGCTGGGCGCCGGCGTCGGTTGGGCGCGTTCGATCACGTTCAACCCGCTCCTTGCCGAGCAGTTCCAGGCGTTCTTCGCGCGCGGCGACACCTTCGCGCTCGGCGTCTGCAACGGTTGCCAGATGTTCGCGGAGCTGGCCGGCATCATTCCCGGCGCGCAAGACTGGCCGCGCTTCACCACGAACCGCAGCGAACGCTTCGAGGCGCGTCTTTCGATGGTCGAGGTGCAGGACTCGCCCAGCCTGTTCTTCGCTGGCATGGCCGGCAGCCGGCTGCCGATCGCGGTGTCGCACGGCGAGGGCTACGCGGATTTTCGCCATCGCGGCAACGCCGAGCGCGCGATCGCGGCGCTCTGCTTCACCGACAACCAAGGTGCCGCGACCGAAGCCTATCCGTTCAACCCGAACGGCAGCCCGGGCGGCCTGACCGCGGTGACCACGGCAGACGGGCGCTTCACCGCGATGATGCCGCACCCCGAGCGGGTGCTGCGCAACATCCAGATGTGCTGGACACCGGGCGACAAGAGCGCGTTCAGTCCGTGGGTGCGCCTCTGGCGCAACGCGCGGCGCTGGGTGGGCTAG
- a CDS encoding Methionine aminopeptidase has translation MSITYKDEEGIRGMRIAGRLAGELLDYLTPHVQPGVTTNAIDKLAYDYITEVQRAIPAPLNYQPAGYTPYPKSICTSVNHQVCHGIPNDKPLRKGDIVNIDVTVIKDGWHGDSSRMFIVGDGSIAAKRLCAMTYDAMWHGIVLVRPGVRLGDIGWAIQKFAEGNGFSVVREFCGHGIGKVFHEEPQVLHYGRPGTLEELKPGMTFTIEPMINLGRREIKELGDGWTIVTKDHSLSAQWEHTILVTETGYEVLTLSAGSPAPPAFVNEQAHA, from the coding sequence ATGAGCATCACCTACAAGGACGAAGAAGGCATTCGCGGCATGCGCATCGCGGGCCGACTGGCCGGCGAACTGCTGGACTATCTGACGCCGCACGTGCAGCCTGGCGTGACGACGAACGCGATCGACAAGCTCGCGTACGACTACATCACCGAGGTCCAGCGCGCCATTCCGGCGCCGCTGAACTACCAGCCGGCCGGCTACACGCCGTATCCGAAGTCGATCTGCACCTCGGTGAACCACCAGGTCTGCCACGGCATCCCGAACGACAAGCCTTTGAGGAAAGGCGACATCGTCAACATCGACGTCACGGTGATCAAGGACGGCTGGCATGGCGACAGCAGCCGCATGTTCATCGTCGGCGACGGCTCGATCGCCGCGAAGCGCCTGTGTGCGATGACCTACGACGCGATGTGGCACGGCATCGTGCTGGTGCGTCCGGGCGTGCGGCTCGGCGACATCGGCTGGGCGATCCAGAAGTTCGCCGAAGGCAACGGCTTCTCGGTGGTGCGCGAGTTTTGCGGCCACGGCATCGGCAAGGTGTTCCACGAGGAGCCGCAGGTGCTGCACTACGGCCGGCCCGGCACGCTGGAGGAGCTCAAGCCCGGCATGACCTTCACGATCGAGCCGATGATCAACCTGGGGCGGCGCGAGATCAAGGAACTGGGCGACGGCTGGACCATCGTGACCAAGGACCATTCGCTGTCCGCGCAGTGGGAACACACGATCCTGGTCACCGAAACCGGCTACGAAGTGCTGACGCTGTCGGCCGGCAGCCCGGCGCCGCCGGCGTTCGTCAACGAACAAGCCCATGCCTGA
- a CDS encoding [Protein-PII] uridylyltransferase / [Protein-PII]-UMP uridylyl-removing enzyme — translation MPELAALRDDFSRRKAELLQPLGAVGASTRGVHGVLQRLARQVDLLLSQLWQRAALPQDFTLAAVGGYGRGELFPHSDVDVVLLLPGGIDLEQDAALKAGIEAFIGSCWDAGLEIGSSVRSIADCLAESEKDVSVQTSLLESRHVAGSETLFAEFRRRFDEALDPQAFFVAKTLEMRQRHNKYENTAYALEPNCKESPGGLRDLQTIRWVARAAGLGNNWDELAQSGVATAFEARQVKRNEALLCLIRARLHSLAGRREDRLVFDQQTALAESFGFANRFTPEGRLAVRASEMLMRRYYWAAKAVMQLNQILLLGIEERLDPQTHELRPINPRFFEKAGMIEVADDELYAREPQAILETFLLYETTVGPKGLSARTLRALYNVRSVMDARFRSDPANRATFRSILQQPEGITHALRLMNQTSVLGRYLWDFRRIVGQMQHDLFHAYTVDQHILMVVRNVRRFFMPEHAHEYPFCSQLAGGWDKPWILVVAALFHDIAKGRGGDHSVLGARVVRRFCREHGIAGEDARLIEFLVREHLTMSHTAQKQDLGDPEVIAAFAARIGSERALTALYLLTVADIRGTSPKVWNAWKGKLLEDLYRLALRVLGGRAPDPGAEVEARKREALVLLALHAEPFQAYKALWDTLDVGYFMRHDAADIAWHARALSRHAAQPGGLPGPVVRVRMSPVGEGLQVLVYTPDQPDLFARICGYFDQGGYSILDAKIHTTSNGRALDTFQVITSFLPDHYRELISMVQTGVADAIGREGELPPPSRGRLSRRVKSFPIAPRVDLRPDEKAQRWLLTISASDRVGLLYSIARVLARHKVNLQLAKISTLGERVEDNFLIDGPELQHSRAQIAIETELLEALTAA, via the coding sequence ATGCCTGAGCTCGCGGCGCTGCGGGACGACTTCTCGCGGCGCAAGGCCGAACTGCTGCAGCCGCTGGGCGCCGTCGGCGCGTCGACGCGCGGCGTGCACGGGGTGTTGCAGCGTCTCGCGCGCCAGGTCGACCTGCTGCTGAGCCAGCTCTGGCAGCGCGCCGCGCTGCCGCAGGACTTCACGCTCGCCGCGGTCGGCGGCTACGGGCGCGGCGAACTGTTTCCGCATTCAGACGTCGATGTGGTGCTGCTGCTGCCGGGCGGTATCGACCTGGAGCAGGACGCGGCGCTGAAAGCCGGCATCGAGGCCTTCATCGGCAGCTGCTGGGACGCGGGGCTGGAGATCGGCTCCAGCGTGCGCAGCATCGCCGACTGCCTGGCCGAGTCCGAGAAAGACGTGAGCGTGCAGACCTCGCTGCTCGAGTCGCGGCACGTGGCCGGCAGCGAGACGCTGTTTGCCGAGTTCCGGCGCCGGTTCGACGAGGCGCTCGACCCGCAGGCGTTCTTCGTCGCGAAGACGCTGGAGATGCGCCAGCGCCACAACAAGTACGAGAACACGGCGTACGCGCTCGAGCCGAACTGCAAGGAGTCGCCCGGCGGCCTGCGCGACCTGCAGACGATACGCTGGGTCGCGCGCGCGGCCGGCCTCGGCAACAACTGGGACGAACTCGCGCAAAGCGGCGTCGCAACCGCGTTCGAGGCACGCCAGGTCAAGCGCAACGAAGCGCTGCTCTGCCTGATCCGCGCGCGGCTGCATAGTCTCGCCGGCCGGCGCGAGGACCGGCTCGTGTTCGACCAGCAGACTGCCCTCGCGGAGTCGTTCGGCTTTGCGAACCGCTTCACGCCGGAAGGCCGTCTTGCGGTGCGCGCGAGCGAGATGCTGATGCGCCGCTACTACTGGGCCGCGAAGGCGGTGATGCAGCTCAATCAGATCCTGCTGCTCGGCATCGAGGAGCGGCTCGATCCGCAAACGCACGAACTGCGGCCGATCAACCCGCGCTTCTTCGAGAAGGCCGGGATGATAGAGGTCGCCGACGACGAGCTGTACGCGCGCGAGCCGCAGGCGATTCTCGAGACCTTTCTGCTGTACGAGACCACGGTCGGGCCGAAGGGCCTGTCGGCGCGCACGCTGCGCGCGCTGTACAACGTGCGCAGCGTGATGGACGCACGCTTTCGCAGCGATCCGGCGAACCGCGCGACCTTCCGCTCCATCCTGCAGCAGCCCGAGGGCATCACGCACGCGCTGCGGCTGATGAACCAGACCTCGGTGCTCGGCCGCTATCTGTGGGACTTCCGCCGCATCGTCGGCCAGATGCAGCACGACCTGTTCCACGCGTACACGGTGGACCAGCACATCCTGATGGTGGTGCGCAACGTGCGGCGCTTCTTCATGCCCGAGCATGCGCACGAGTACCCGTTCTGCTCGCAACTCGCGGGTGGCTGGGACAAGCCATGGATCCTGGTGGTCGCCGCGCTGTTCCATGACATCGCCAAGGGCCGCGGCGGCGACCATTCGGTGCTCGGCGCGCGTGTGGTGCGGCGCTTCTGCCGCGAGCACGGCATCGCCGGCGAAGACGCGCGGCTGATCGAGTTCCTGGTGCGCGAGCACCTGACGATGAGCCACACCGCGCAGAAGCAGGATCTGGGCGACCCGGAAGTGATCGCCGCGTTCGCCGCGCGCATCGGCTCGGAACGCGCGCTGACCGCGCTCTATCTGCTGACGGTGGCCGACATCCGCGGCACCAGCCCCAAGGTCTGGAATGCGTGGAAAGGCAAGCTGCTGGAAGACCTGTACCGGCTCGCGCTGCGCGTGCTCGGCGGCCGCGCGCCCGACCCCGGCGCCGAGGTCGAGGCGCGCAAGCGCGAGGCGCTGGTGCTGCTCGCGCTGCACGCCGAGCCTTTCCAAGCCTACAAGGCGCTGTGGGACACGCTCGACGTCGGCTACTTCATGCGCCACGACGCGGCCGACATCGCCTGGCATGCGCGCGCGCTGTCGCGCCACGCGGCGCAGCCCGGCGGACTGCCGGGGCCGGTGGTGCGGGTGCGGATGTCGCCGGTCGGCGAAGGGCTGCAGGTGCTGGTCTACACGCCGGACCAGCCGGACCTGTTCGCCCGCATCTGCGGCTATTTTGACCAGGGCGGCTATTCGATTCTGGACGCGAAGATCCACACCACCAGCAACGGCCGCGCGCTCGACACGTTCCAGGTGATCACCTCGTTCCTGCCCGACCACTACCGCGAACTGATCAGCATGGTGCAGACCGGCGTCGCCGACGCGATTGGGCGCGAGGGCGAGCTGCCGCCGCCGAGCCGCGGCCGGCTGTCGCGCCGCGTCAAGAGCTTCCCGATCGCGCCGCGCGTCGACCTGCGTCCGGACGAGAAGGCGCAGCGCTGGCTGCTAACCATTTCCGCGAGCGACCGGGTCGGGCTGCTCTATTCGATCGCCCGCGTATTGGCACGGCACAAGGTGAATCTGCAACTGGCCAAGATCTCGACACTGGGCGAGCGGGTCGAGGACAACTTCCTGATCGACGGGCCCGAGCTGCAGCACAGCCGCGCGCAGATCGCGATCGAGACCGAGCTGCTGGAAGCGCTGACGGCGGCGTAG
- a CDS encoding Chromate transport protein ChrA → MDTSPAPGDHAAPHLDGPAAVFRVFLRLGLTSFGGPVAHLGYFRAEFVARRRWLDDRAFADLVALCQFLPGPASSQVGIGLGLLRAGWPGAIAAWAGFTLPSAVAMTLFALGLSGWGSAAPAGLLHGLKLVAVAVVAQAVWGMARRLCTDAPRVTIAVAAASVVLLWPGVAGQVGVIAAAALVGLLAFTAAQQEAGGALPIAVGHRAGAVLLVLFFALLLGLPILRQVWPSQALALVSAFYRAGSLVFGGGHVVLPLLQAAVVPSGWVANETFLAGYGAAQAVPGPLFSFSAFLGASMQLVPNGWIGAALCLIAIYLPSFLLVIGIMPFWERLRHSTRMQAALAGVNAAVVGLLLAALYRPVWTSAVTGAQDFALALIAMLALMAWKLPPWMVVLASGVAGWLLIPGA, encoded by the coding sequence ATGGACACCTCTCCCGCTCCCGGTGATCATGCCGCGCCGCATCTGGACGGGCCCGCCGCGGTGTTCCGCGTGTTCCTGCGCCTGGGCCTGACCTCGTTCGGCGGGCCGGTCGCGCACCTGGGTTATTTCCGCGCCGAATTCGTCGCACGCCGGCGCTGGCTCGACGATCGCGCGTTCGCCGATCTGGTCGCGCTGTGCCAGTTCCTGCCCGGCCCAGCCAGTAGCCAAGTCGGCATCGGCCTCGGGCTGCTGCGTGCTGGCTGGCCCGGCGCGATCGCGGCGTGGGCCGGCTTCACGCTGCCGTCGGCGGTGGCGATGACGCTGTTCGCGCTCGGGCTGTCGGGCTGGGGCAGCGCGGCGCCAGCCGGACTGCTGCACGGGCTCAAGCTGGTTGCGGTCGCGGTGGTGGCGCAGGCGGTCTGGGGCATGGCCCGCAGGCTGTGCACCGATGCGCCGCGCGTGACGATTGCGGTGGCGGCGGCCAGCGTGGTGCTGCTGTGGCCGGGCGTCGCGGGCCAGGTCGGCGTGATCGCCGCTGCCGCGCTGGTCGGACTGCTGGCCTTCACAGCCGCGCAGCAGGAAGCCGGTGGCGCGCTGCCGATCGCGGTCGGCCATCGCGCTGGCGCCGTGTTGTTGGTGCTCTTTTTCGCGCTGTTGCTGGGCTTGCCGATCCTGCGGCAGGTCTGGCCGAGTCAAGCGCTGGCGCTCGTGAGTGCGTTCTATCGCGCCGGCTCGCTGGTCTTTGGCGGGGGCCACGTCGTATTGCCGCTGCTGCAGGCAGCGGTGGTGCCCAGCGGATGGGTCGCGAACGAGACCTTCCTCGCCGGCTATGGCGCGGCGCAGGCGGTGCCGGGCCCGCTGTTCAGCTTTTCGGCGTTTCTCGGGGCCTCGATGCAACTTGTCCCGAACGGCTGGATCGGTGCGGCGCTGTGCCTGATCGCGATCTACCTGCCTTCGTTCCTGCTGGTGATCGGCATCATGCCGTTCTGGGAGCGGTTGCGTCACAGCACCCGGATGCAGGCCGCGCTCGCCGGGGTGAACGCAGCGGTGGTCGGCCTGCTGCTCGCCGCGCTGTACCGCCCGGTCTGGACCAGTGCGGTCACGGGTGCACAGGACTTCGCGTTGGCGTTGATCGCGATGCTGGCGCTGATGGCCTGGAAGCTGCCGCCCTGGATGGTGGTGCTGGCAAGTGGCGTCGCGGGATGGTTGCTGATCCCGGGCGCATGA